A single Rubrivivax gelatinosus IL144 DNA region contains:
- a CDS encoding CHAT domain-containing protein has translation MLWQLIVHHDEDMREMLEDGVRAAFASLGLPARPIEKGNIERAGRALEDHGLDNCSLVVVGSSTPADAASSIGLTGREPTMQFIRQLKSFWQQLPVIVISNAPDERLAGFLEAHDRTALLAADARLGETLRDAVRTLVGGQPRLSAACVRLHIHLRDRRSASWEMLRTGGAKLRTFRSSGTLAIDTRKLDDILDESARLDADVSQDSFRPRSFARLSRDLSDLLFSGSADNADCWSKFSRQRDEAGGMGHMRVRVTVDDEMHTLMLEALRDPSAASLADCWILNAPMYRHAMPRGSEPLFRDADSRNGPINALVIQADAAPGNIPLGDERVLPLAGLPHTADEAAWLETLLRAQGGGQVRRLDLGDADPAPPEQRLMKALGEEAPPQGWHLVHFCGHAVNARPLGASLVLRADRGGALPVHRLATALARTQFLYLSACHSTKDPTVLRALEQQVPAVLGYQWKVPDERASNFARLFYGALFERGAPSYRYLEYAFMRARRRAYEQAMREAETRLLADGGDPQASVEDTLRDHSWISPVLVMQMD, from the coding sequence GTGCTCTGGCAACTGATCGTCCACCACGACGAGGACATGCGCGAGATGCTGGAGGACGGCGTGCGCGCCGCCTTCGCCTCGCTGGGCCTGCCCGCGCGCCCGATCGAGAAGGGCAACATCGAACGCGCCGGCCGTGCGCTCGAGGACCACGGGCTGGACAACTGCAGCCTGGTCGTCGTCGGCTCCAGCACGCCGGCCGACGCGGCCTCGAGCATCGGCCTCACCGGACGCGAGCCGACGATGCAGTTCATCCGCCAGCTCAAGAGCTTCTGGCAGCAGCTGCCGGTGATCGTCATCTCCAACGCGCCCGACGAGCGCCTGGCCGGCTTCCTGGAGGCTCATGACCGCACCGCGCTGCTGGCCGCCGACGCGCGCCTGGGCGAGACGCTGCGCGACGCGGTGCGCACGCTGGTCGGCGGCCAGCCGCGACTCAGCGCCGCCTGCGTGCGCCTGCACATCCACCTGCGCGACCGGCGCAGCGCCAGCTGGGAGATGCTGCGCACCGGCGGTGCCAAGCTGCGCACCTTCCGCTCCAGCGGCACGCTGGCCATCGACACGCGCAAGCTCGACGACATCCTCGACGAGTCGGCACGCCTGGACGCCGACGTCTCGCAGGACAGCTTCCGCCCGCGTTCGTTCGCCCGCCTGTCGCGCGACCTGTCGGACCTGCTGTTCAGCGGCTCGGCCGACAACGCCGACTGCTGGAGCAAGTTCAGCCGCCAGCGCGACGAAGCCGGCGGCATGGGCCACATGCGCGTGCGCGTCACCGTCGACGACGAGATGCACACGCTGATGCTGGAGGCGCTGCGCGACCCCAGCGCGGCCAGCCTGGCCGACTGCTGGATCCTCAACGCGCCGATGTACCGCCACGCGATGCCGCGCGGCAGCGAACCGCTGTTCCGCGACGCCGACAGCCGCAACGGCCCGATCAACGCCCTCGTCATCCAGGCCGACGCGGCGCCCGGCAACATCCCGCTCGGCGACGAGCGCGTGCTGCCGCTGGCCGGCCTGCCGCACACCGCGGACGAGGCGGCCTGGCTGGAGACGCTGCTGCGCGCGCAGGGCGGCGGCCAGGTGCGCCGGCTCGACCTCGGCGACGCCGACCCGGCGCCCCCCGAGCAGCGGCTGATGAAGGCGCTGGGCGAGGAGGCGCCGCCTCAGGGCTGGCACCTGGTTCACTTCTGCGGCCACGCCGTCAACGCCCGGCCGCTGGGCGCGAGCCTCGTGCTGCGCGCCGATCGCGGCGGCGCGCTGCCGGTGCACCGCCTGGCGACGGCGCTGGCGCGCACCCAGTTCCTCTACCTCAGCGCCTGCCACAGCACCAAGGACCCGACGGTGCTGCGCGCCCTCGAGCAGCAGGTGCCCGCGGTGCTCGGCTACCAGTGGAAGGTGCCCGACGAGCGCGCCAGCAACTTCGCGCGCCTGTTCTACGGGGCGCTGTTCGAACGCGGCGCGCCTTCGTACCGCTACCTCGAGTACGCCTTCATGCGCGCCCGGCGCCGTGCCTACGAGCAGGCGATGCGGGAAGCCGAGACGCGGCTGCTGGCCGACGGCGGCGACCCGCAGGCGAGCGTCGAGGACACGCTGCGCGACCACTCGTGGATCTCGCCTGTGCTCGTGATGCAGATGGACTGA
- the pufB gene encoding light-harvesting antenna LH1, beta subunit, producing MADDANKVWPSGLTTAEAEELQKGLVDGTRIFGVIAVLAHILAYAYTPWLH from the coding sequence ATGGCAGATGATGCAAACAAGGTTTGGCCGTCCGGCCTGACCACGGCTGAAGCCGAAGAACTGCAAAAGGGTCTGGTTGATGGCACCCGTATCTTCGGTGTCATCGCCGTCCTGGCTCACATCCTGGCGTATGCCTATACGCCGTGGCTCCACTAA
- a CDS encoding light-harvesting protein, which produces MNQGKVWRVVKPTVGVPVYLGAVAVTALILHGGLLAKTDWFGAYWNGGKKAAAAAAAAAPAPVAAPQAPAQ; this is translated from the coding sequence ATGAACCAAGGCAAAGTCTGGCGCGTCGTTAAGCCGACCGTTGGTGTTCCCGTTTACCTGGGCGCCGTGGCCGTCACGGCCCTGATCCTGCACGGCGGCCTGCTGGCCAAGACCGACTGGTTCGGTGCCTACTGGAACGGCGGCAAGAAGGCTGCTGCGGCTGCTGCTGCTGCCGCCCCGGCCCCGGTCGCGGCTCCGCAAGCCCCGGCGCAGTAA
- a CDS encoding PucC family protein: protein MSTIGRKLMQVWTGIGTRYLPFADAATPELPLSRLLRLSLFQITVGMAVTLLVGTLNRVMIVELGVPASIVAVMVALPLLFAPFRALIGFKSDNHQSALGWRRVPYIWKGTLLQFGGFAMMPFALLVLSGGGESGALPTWVGQLGAAVAFLLVGAGMHTVQTVGLALATDLAEPEARPKVVGLMYVMLLLGTIVSAFFFGWLLADFTPAKLIQVIQGAALTTMILNVLALWKQESRHPRRGAQRHDDDPSFVEAWRHFVGNGNQVVRRLLTIGLGTAAFTMEDVLLEPYGGQVLGLTVGDTTKLTATLALGGLFGFGLASKVLSRGMDPFRMACWGALVGIPAFIFVIIAAPMNSPFVFAAGVALIGFGGGLFGHGTLTATMNLAPPNQAGLALGAWGAVQATAAGLAMALGGILRDLVQAFVTWHPWTHWISIPATGYVFVYLLELVILLAAIAAMVPLIGRQARRVPA, encoded by the coding sequence ATGAGCACGATTGGCCGCAAACTGATGCAGGTATGGACCGGGATCGGAACCCGCTACCTGCCCTTCGCCGACGCGGCGACTCCCGAGTTGCCGCTGTCGCGGCTGCTGCGGCTGTCGCTGTTCCAGATCACGGTCGGCATGGCGGTGACGCTGCTCGTCGGCACGCTCAACCGGGTGATGATCGTCGAGCTCGGCGTGCCGGCCTCGATCGTCGCGGTGATGGTCGCGCTGCCGCTGCTGTTCGCGCCGTTCCGGGCGCTGATCGGCTTCAAGTCCGACAACCACCAGTCGGCGCTGGGCTGGCGCCGCGTGCCCTACATCTGGAAAGGCACGCTGCTGCAGTTCGGCGGCTTCGCGATGATGCCGTTCGCGCTGCTGGTGCTGTCCGGCGGCGGCGAGTCGGGCGCGCTGCCGACCTGGGTCGGCCAGCTCGGCGCGGCCGTCGCCTTCCTGCTCGTCGGCGCCGGCATGCACACCGTGCAGACCGTGGGCCTGGCGCTGGCGACCGACTTGGCCGAGCCCGAGGCGCGGCCCAAGGTCGTCGGCCTGATGTACGTGATGCTGCTTCTGGGCACCATCGTCAGCGCCTTCTTCTTCGGCTGGCTGCTGGCCGACTTCACGCCGGCCAAGCTGATCCAGGTGATCCAGGGCGCGGCGCTGACGACGATGATCCTCAACGTGCTGGCGCTGTGGAAGCAGGAGAGCCGGCACCCGCGCCGCGGCGCCCAGCGCCATGACGACGATCCGTCCTTCGTCGAGGCTTGGCGCCACTTCGTCGGCAACGGCAACCAGGTCGTGCGCCGGCTGCTGACGATCGGCCTGGGCACCGCGGCCTTCACGATGGAAGACGTGCTGCTCGAACCCTATGGCGGCCAGGTGCTGGGGCTGACGGTCGGCGACACGACCAAGCTGACGGCGACGCTGGCGCTGGGCGGCCTGTTCGGCTTCGGCCTGGCGTCCAAGGTGCTGAGCCGCGGCATGGATCCGTTCCGCATGGCCTGCTGGGGCGCGCTGGTCGGCATCCCGGCCTTCATCTTCGTCATCATCGCCGCGCCGATGAACTCGCCCTTCGTCTTCGCCGCCGGCGTCGCGCTGATCGGCTTCGGCGGCGGCCTGTTCGGCCACGGCACGCTGACGGCGACGATGAACCTGGCGCCGCCCAACCAGGCCGGCCTGGCGCTGGGCGCCTGGGGCGCGGTGCAGGCCACGGCCGCGGGTCTGGCGATGGCGCTGGGCGGCATCCTGCGCGACCTCGTGCAGGCCTTCGTCACCTGGCACCCGTGGACGCACTGGATCTCGATCCCGGCCACCGGCTACGTCTTCGTCTACCTGCTGGAACTGGTGATCCTGCTGGCGGCCATCGCGGCGATGGTGCCGCTGATCGGGCGCCAGGCGCGGCGCGTGCCGGCCTGA
- a CDS encoding diacylglycerol/lipid kinase family protein: MPSPTLTTADDSAPAATPWRPTAWRFVVNAASGRHDREQTRERLEGALAAAGQSGRIDFAPAGELAAVAERAATESAAQGAALVGVGGDGTLNAVADAAWRADAVFGVVPQGTFNYFARSHGIPTEPDEALAALFSAQPQPVQVGRVNGHVFLVNASLGLYPDLLEDREAWKSRLGRSRLVALGAALATLLGEHRRLRLTVEEGGQTRPVRTQTLFVGNNRLQFEQVGLPEGREVESGRIGAVMLRPIGSWRMLGLLLRGALGRLGDADTVESFAFERMVVRPWLPSGGRVKLAYDGEVVRVKPPVVFEVAPRPLMLLLPPR; this comes from the coding sequence GTGCCCTCCCCCACCCTGACGACCGCCGACGACTCCGCGCCCGCCGCCACGCCCTGGCGGCCGACGGCCTGGCGTTTCGTCGTCAACGCCGCGTCCGGCCGCCACGACCGCGAGCAGACGCGTGAACGCCTGGAGGGCGCGCTGGCCGCCGCCGGGCAGTCCGGCCGCATCGACTTCGCGCCCGCCGGCGAGCTGGCCGCGGTCGCCGAACGCGCCGCCACCGAATCGGCGGCCCAGGGCGCGGCACTGGTCGGCGTCGGCGGCGACGGCACGCTCAACGCGGTGGCCGACGCCGCCTGGCGCGCCGACGCCGTCTTCGGCGTCGTGCCGCAAGGCACTTTCAACTACTTCGCGCGCTCGCACGGCATCCCGACCGAGCCCGACGAGGCGCTCGCGGCGCTGTTCTCGGCGCAGCCGCAACCGGTGCAGGTCGGCCGCGTCAACGGCCACGTCTTCCTCGTCAACGCCAGCCTGGGCCTGTACCCGGACCTGCTGGAAGACCGCGAAGCCTGGAAGTCGCGCCTGGGCCGCAGCCGCCTCGTCGCGCTGGGCGCGGCGCTGGCGACGCTGCTGGGCGAGCACCGCCGGCTGCGGTTGACGGTGGAAGAAGGCGGGCAGACGCGGCCGGTGCGCACGCAGACGCTGTTCGTCGGTAACAACCGGCTGCAGTTCGAGCAGGTCGGCCTGCCCGAGGGGCGGGAGGTCGAAAGCGGCCGCATCGGCGCGGTGATGCTGCGCCCGATCGGCAGCTGGCGCATGCTCGGGCTGCTGCTGCGCGGCGCGCTCGGCCGCCTGGGCGACGCCGACACGGTCGAGTCCTTCGCCTTCGAGCGCATGGTGGTACGGCCTTGGCTGCCCTCGGGCGGGCGCGTCAAGCTAGCCTACGACGGCGAGGTCGTGCGCGTGAAGCCGCCGGTCGTCTTCGAGGTCGCACCGCGGCCGCTGATGCTGCTGCTGCCGCCGCGCTGA
- a CDS encoding metallophosphoesterase family protein, which produces MSVLLQLSDPHFGTERAPVVEALVAFAHALRPDLVVLSGDITQRARRAQFAAARRFVDRLGVRCLAVPGNHDIALFDPVARLMRPYAAFRQAFGAEQWEHESADCLLLGLNTTRPWRHKNGELSAAQVERVAARLAGAAAAQLRIVVVHQPVAVLREEDRRNLLRGHEPALRRWAEAGCDLVLGGHIHLPYVVALKGLARPLWAVQAGTALSSRIRDGISNSVNVLRWDGHPGGSCRIERWDYASAGDFVRHSVSEARPLR; this is translated from the coding sequence ATGAGCGTGCTGCTGCAGCTCTCGGACCCGCACTTCGGCACCGAGCGCGCACCGGTCGTCGAGGCGCTGGTGGCCTTCGCCCACGCGCTGCGGCCCGACCTCGTCGTGCTCTCGGGCGACATCACGCAGCGCGCCCGGCGCGCGCAGTTCGCTGCCGCGCGGCGTTTCGTCGACCGGCTGGGCGTGCGCTGTCTGGCGGTGCCGGGCAACCACGACATCGCGCTGTTCGACCCGGTGGCGAGGCTGATGCGGCCATATGCGGCCTTCCGCCAGGCCTTCGGCGCCGAGCAGTGGGAGCACGAGAGCGCCGACTGCCTGCTACTGGGCCTGAACACGACCCGCCCCTGGCGTCACAAGAACGGCGAGCTCTCGGCCGCGCAGGTCGAACGCGTGGCCGCGCGCCTGGCCGGCGCGGCTGCGGCGCAGCTGCGCATCGTCGTCGTGCACCAGCCGGTGGCCGTGCTGCGCGAGGAAGACCGGCGCAACCTGCTGCGCGGCCACGAGCCGGCGCTGCGCCGCTGGGCCGAGGCCGGTTGCGACCTCGTGCTCGGCGGCCACATCCACCTGCCCTACGTCGTCGCGCTCAAAGGGCTGGCGCGCCCGCTGTGGGCGGTGCAGGCCGGCACCGCGCTGTCCTCACGCATCCGCGACGGCATCTCCAACTCGGTCAACGTGCTGCGCTGGGACGGCCACCCCGGCGGCAGCTGCCGCATCGAACGCTGGGACTACGCTTCGGCCGGCGACTTCGTGCGCCACAGCGTCAGCGAGGCGCGGCCCTTGCGCTAG
- a CDS encoding sensor domain-containing diguanylate cyclase: MAAGESVDAAVGRRGGFVARWLPTLKARLAVGSTLVLFTSIALTLTQMVRVAEQHIETTVEQQQQVEVQRSADVVSRRVRTMQRALSATATFVTPSMMADARQRNEFFRTQTSLQAFFSVVALADADGAILLAMTADGLTGPQASVAGKSTFERALRTRLPVISSPMVGVVVPKPVVVLAHPLLADDGRVYGVLFGSMPLVDGGLAADLDDPMDDDVEDEEVTVVTDANGRIVSHPDRSRVLREVSAEPRLAPAYERWLRAGRPLSAHAGAWSGDEELVAMAGEPETGWQVWRILPRALLQAPLREARIEALEVGAVFSVAMAALMVWFLAQQLQPLDRLQRRAARLIAGDQRTEWPEADGEIGRLAATLRQAAVERMRAEEARAVVLRRLGSVLAASPVGLAFERDGRFQLVSAEVCRLIGRDESHLVGQATEIIFATAVDDEAMRRAAADAFDRGEVYEGEWRLVGREGPPFWSRLRARPVDAEDPAAGAIWCMYDISGQIDARQRLEYAARHDPLTSLLNRDGFFTAVQQVLDARAGIDGDHRPATVVMIDLDQFKPINDSSGHAAGDAMLQLVAAAIQDNVRSSDSAARIGGDEFALLLPHCDAAQGLGVARKVAQAIAAIELDWEGRTLRVGASLGVAEFSRDGHSVEEWLAAADAACYQAKHRGGGVAAVA; the protein is encoded by the coding sequence TTGGCAGCGGGTGAATCGGTGGACGCGGCGGTGGGGCGCCGCGGCGGCTTTGTCGCGCGCTGGCTGCCGACGCTGAAGGCGCGGCTGGCCGTCGGCTCGACGCTGGTGCTGTTCACCTCCATCGCGCTGACGCTGACGCAGATGGTGCGTGTCGCCGAGCAGCACATCGAGACGACGGTCGAGCAGCAGCAGCAGGTCGAGGTGCAGCGCAGTGCCGACGTCGTCAGCCGTCGCGTGCGCACGATGCAGCGTGCGCTGTCGGCGACCGCGACCTTCGTCACGCCGTCGATGATGGCCGACGCACGGCAGCGCAACGAGTTCTTCCGCACGCAGACGTCCTTGCAGGCCTTCTTCAGCGTTGTCGCGCTCGCCGATGCCGACGGGGCGATCCTGCTCGCGATGACCGCGGACGGCTTGACCGGGCCCCAGGCTTCGGTGGCCGGCAAGTCGACCTTCGAGCGCGCTCTGCGCACCCGGCTGCCGGTGATCTCCAGTCCGATGGTCGGCGTGGTCGTGCCCAAGCCCGTCGTCGTCCTCGCCCATCCGCTGCTGGCCGACGATGGCCGCGTCTACGGCGTGCTGTTCGGCTCGATGCCCTTGGTCGACGGCGGCCTGGCTGCCGATCTGGACGACCCGATGGACGATGACGTGGAGGACGAGGAGGTGACCGTCGTCACCGATGCCAACGGTCGCATCGTCTCGCACCCTGACCGCAGCCGCGTGCTGCGCGAGGTGTCCGCCGAGCCGCGCCTGGCGCCCGCGTACGAGCGCTGGCTGCGCGCCGGACGGCCGCTGTCGGCGCATGCCGGCGCCTGGTCCGGGGACGAAGAGCTCGTCGCGATGGCCGGCGAACCCGAGACCGGCTGGCAGGTCTGGCGCATCCTGCCGCGGGCGCTGCTGCAGGCACCGTTGCGCGAGGCGCGCATCGAGGCGCTGGAGGTCGGCGCCGTGTTCTCGGTGGCGATGGCGGCGCTGATGGTCTGGTTCCTGGCGCAGCAGCTGCAGCCGCTGGACCGGCTGCAGCGGCGCGCGGCACGCCTGATCGCTGGCGATCAGCGCACCGAATGGCCCGAGGCCGACGGCGAGATCGGCCGTCTGGCGGCGACGCTGCGCCAGGCCGCGGTCGAACGCATGCGCGCCGAGGAGGCGCGCGCCGTCGTGCTGCGCCGGCTGGGCTCGGTGCTCGCGGCCTCGCCGGTGGGGCTGGCCTTCGAGCGCGACGGTCGCTTCCAGCTCGTCAGCGCCGAGGTCTGCCGGCTGATCGGGCGCGACGAGTCGCATCTCGTCGGCCAGGCCACCGAGATCATCTTCGCTACCGCCGTCGACGACGAGGCGATGCGCCGCGCCGCCGCGGATGCCTTCGATCGCGGCGAGGTCTACGAAGGCGAGTGGCGCCTCGTCGGCCGCGAGGGGCCGCCGTTCTGGAGCCGGCTGCGCGCCCGCCCGGTCGACGCCGAGGATCCGGCCGCCGGCGCGATCTGGTGCATGTACGACATCAGCGGCCAGATCGACGCGCGCCAGCGGCTGGAGTACGCCGCGCGCCACGACCCGCTGACCAGCCTGCTCAACCGGGACGGCTTCTTCACCGCCGTGCAGCAGGTGCTCGATGCCCGTGCCGGCATCGACGGCGACCATCGCCCGGCGACCGTCGTGATGATCGACCTGGACCAGTTCAAGCCGATCAACGACAGCTCCGGCCACGCCGCCGGCGACGCGATGCTGCAGCTTGTGGCCGCGGCGATCCAGGACAACGTGCGCAGCAGCGATTCGGCGGCGCGCATCGGCGGCGACGAGTTCGCGCTGCTGCTGCCGCACTGCGACGCCGCCCAGGGGCTGGGCGTGGCGCGCAAGGTCGCCCAGGCGATCGCCGCGATCGAGCTCGACTGGGAAGGCCGCACGCTGCGTGTCGGCGCCAGCCTGGGCGTCGCCGAGTTCAGCCGCGACGGCCACAGTGTCGAGGAGTGGCTGGCCGCTGCCGACGCCGCCTGCTACCAGGCCAAGCACCGCGGCGGCGGCGTCGCCGCGGTGGCCTAG
- a CDS encoding manganese catalase family protein: MFAHTKRLQYTVRVTESNPGLANLLLEQFGGPQGELAAATRYFTQYLAEDDPGRRDMLIDIATEELSHLEIIGTIVAMLNKGAKGRIAEGVDSEADMYRSISGAGNDSHVTQLLYGGGPALTNSGGVPWTSAYVDTIGDPTADLRSNIAAEARAKIIYERLINATDDPGVKEALGFLMTREIAHQQSFEKALYSLQPNFPPGKLPGMAEFANVYFDMSQGETPTRGPWNKEPTFEYRQAETAVDGGSGNGEVTLAADEAACVQQAAERLRSDPDSDPQTGAMLGAGGDAAANTSAARQRGGKGGTATLDDGEPRSGGA, translated from the coding sequence ATGTTTGCCCACACCAAGCGCCTGCAGTACACCGTGCGCGTCACCGAATCCAACCCCGGCCTGGCCAACCTGCTGCTCGAGCAGTTCGGCGGGCCGCAGGGCGAACTGGCCGCCGCGACGCGCTACTTCACGCAGTACCTCGCCGAGGACGACCCCGGCCGGCGCGACATGCTGATCGACATCGCCACCGAGGAGCTGAGCCACCTCGAGATCATCGGCACCATCGTCGCGATGCTGAACAAGGGCGCCAAGGGCCGCATCGCCGAAGGCGTCGACAGCGAAGCGGACATGTACCGCTCGATCTCCGGCGCCGGCAACGACTCGCACGTCACGCAGCTGCTCTACGGCGGCGGCCCGGCGCTGACGAACTCCGGCGGCGTGCCCTGGACCTCGGCCTATGTCGACACCATCGGCGACCCGACCGCCGACCTGCGCAGCAACATCGCCGCCGAGGCGCGCGCCAAGATCATCTACGAGCGCCTGATCAACGCCACCGACGACCCGGGCGTCAAGGAAGCGCTGGGCTTTCTGATGACGCGCGAGATCGCGCACCAGCAGAGCTTCGAGAAGGCGCTGTACTCGCTGCAGCCGAACTTCCCGCCCGGCAAGCTGCCCGGCATGGCCGAGTTCGCGAACGTCTACTTCGACATGTCGCAGGGCGAGACGCCGACCCGCGGCCCCTGGAACAAGGAGCCGACCTTCGAGTACCGCCAGGCCGAGACCGCGGTCGACGGCGGCTCGGGCAACGGCGAGGTGACGCTGGCGGCCGACGAAGCGGCCTGCGTGCAGCAGGCGGCCGAACGCCTGCGCTCGGACCCCGACAGCGACCCGCAGACCGGGGCGATGCTGGGGGCCGGCGGCGACGCCGCCGCCAACACCTCCGCCGCGCGCCAGCGCGGTGGCAAGGGCGGCACGGCGACGCTGGACGACGGCGAGCCGCGCAGCGGCGGTGCCTGA
- a CDS encoding ZIP family metal transporter, whose product MPESEGATVGPRQRPGPGTARPLRRALGWAIVVAGAAFSLHAVWREVISGRAAVEHAFYGGLFAALATALGALPALLRHGAEPRMRDAMLGFGAGVMLAACSFSLIVPALAAARAAGAGISGSGMQVAAALLIGAGALMALERWLPHDYFEFASPSAAGGLDSRQLKRVWLFVTAVALHNVPEGLAIGTAFGGGLAEGQALAAGIAIQDVPEGLVIAMALRGVGYRPGFAVALGALSGLVEPVAAVGGALVVAHAAIVLPWGLAFAAGAMLFVIGHEVVPESHRGGHPRLATAGLILGFALMMMLDTTLG is encoded by the coding sequence GTGCCTGAAAGCGAGGGCGCGACGGTTGGCCCGCGGCAGCGCCCGGGCCCGGGCACGGCGCGCCCGCTGCGCCGTGCCCTCGGCTGGGCGATCGTCGTCGCCGGCGCCGCGTTCTCGCTGCACGCCGTCTGGCGCGAGGTGATCTCGGGCCGGGCGGCGGTCGAGCATGCGTTCTACGGCGGCCTGTTCGCGGCGCTGGCCACCGCGCTGGGCGCGCTGCCGGCGCTGCTGCGCCATGGCGCCGAGCCGCGCATGCGCGACGCGATGCTGGGCTTCGGCGCCGGCGTGATGCTGGCCGCGTGCTCGTTCTCGCTGATCGTGCCGGCGCTGGCCGCGGCGCGTGCCGCCGGCGCCGGCATCAGCGGCTCGGGCATGCAGGTGGCGGCGGCGCTGCTCATCGGCGCCGGAGCGCTGATGGCGCTGGAGCGCTGGCTGCCGCACGACTACTTCGAGTTCGCCTCGCCCAGCGCCGCCGGCGGCCTGGACTCGCGGCAGCTCAAACGCGTCTGGCTCTTCGTCACCGCGGTGGCGCTGCACAACGTGCCCGAAGGCCTGGCGATCGGCACCGCGTTCGGCGGCGGCCTCGCCGAGGGTCAGGCGCTGGCGGCCGGCATCGCGATCCAGGACGTGCCCGAAGGCCTGGTGATCGCGATGGCGCTGCGCGGTGTCGGCTACCGGCCGGGCTTCGCGGTGGCGCTGGGCGCGCTGTCGGGGCTGGTCGAGCCGGTCGCCGCGGTCGGCGGCGCGCTCGTCGTCGCCCATGCCGCGATCGTGCTGCCCTGGGGGCTGGCGTTCGCTGCCGGCGCGATGCTCTTCGTCATCGGCCACGAGGTCGTGCCCGAGTCGCACCGCGGCGGCCACCCGCGGCTCGCGACGGCCGGGCTGATCCTCGGCTTCGCGCTGATGATGATGCTGGACACGACGCTGGGCTGA
- a CDS encoding glutathione S-transferase N-terminal domain-containing protein, whose product MTLQDFPITTKWPPRHPERLQLYSLPTPNGVKVSIMLEETGLPYEVHRVSFDNQDQLSPEFLSLNPNNKIPAILDPDGPGGKPLALFESGAILLYLAEKTGQCLPRDPAAKWQTVQWLMFQMGGVGPMFGQLGFFHKFAGKDWEDKRPRERYASESRRLLAVLDGHLAARAWMMGDEFTIADIAIFPWVNNLVGFYDAGDLVGFSGFANVQRVLEAFMNRPGVARGMKVPATR is encoded by the coding sequence ATGACGCTGCAAGACTTCCCGATCACCACCAAGTGGCCGCCCCGGCACCCCGAGCGGCTGCAGCTGTATTCGCTGCCGACGCCCAACGGCGTCAAGGTCTCGATCATGCTCGAGGAGACCGGCCTGCCCTACGAGGTGCACCGCGTGTCCTTCGACAACCAGGACCAGCTCTCGCCCGAGTTCCTGTCGCTGAACCCGAACAACAAGATCCCGGCGATCCTCGACCCCGACGGCCCGGGCGGCAAGCCGCTGGCGCTGTTCGAGTCGGGCGCGATCCTGCTGTACCTGGCCGAGAAGACCGGCCAGTGCCTGCCGCGCGACCCGGCCGCCAAGTGGCAGACCGTGCAGTGGCTGATGTTCCAGATGGGCGGGGTCGGGCCGATGTTCGGCCAGCTCGGCTTCTTCCACAAGTTCGCCGGCAAGGACTGGGAAGACAAGCGCCCGCGCGAGCGCTACGCCAGCGAGTCGCGCCGGCTGCTCGCCGTGCTCGACGGCCACCTCGCGGCCCGCGCCTGGATGATGGGCGACGAGTTCACGATCGCCGACATCGCGATCTTCCCGTGGGTCAACAACCTCGTCGGCTTCTACGACGCCGGCGACCTGGTCGGCTTCAGCGGCTTCGCCAACGTGCAGCGGGTGCTCGAAGCCTTCATGAACCGGCCGGGCGTGGCGCGCGGCATGAAGGTGCCGGCGACGCGCTGA
- a CDS encoding response regulator transcription factor: protein MSAAEDTPLILVVDDDDAMRRSMQFLFASVGLDSACYAGADEFLAALPPREAQRPGALVLDVRMPGMSGLELQRRLAERDFPLPILVVTGHGDVPMAVEALKAGAYDFIEKPFQEQYLLDRVAAAIELSRETLARQTRRRTIEERLARLGRREREVLDGILAGKLNKTVAWELELSVKTVEAYRASIMAKMEAGSVAELARMVASVEG from the coding sequence ATGAGTGCCGCCGAAGACACGCCGCTGATCCTGGTCGTCGACGACGACGACGCGATGCGCCGCTCGATGCAGTTCCTGTTCGCCTCGGTCGGGCTGGACTCAGCCTGCTACGCCGGGGCCGACGAGTTCCTCGCCGCGCTGCCGCCGCGCGAAGCCCAGCGCCCCGGCGCGCTGGTGCTGGACGTGCGCATGCCGGGCATGAGCGGGCTGGAGCTGCAGCGCCGGCTGGCCGAACGCGACTTCCCGCTGCCCATCCTCGTCGTCACCGGCCACGGCGACGTGCCGATGGCGGTGGAGGCGCTGAAGGCCGGGGCCTACGACTTCATCGAGAAGCCGTTCCAGGAGCAGTACCTGCTGGACCGCGTCGCCGCGGCGATCGAGCTCTCGCGCGAGACGCTGGCGCGGCAGACGCGCCGGCGCACGATCGAGGAGCGCCTGGCGCGCCTGGGCCGGCGCGAACGCGAGGTGCTCGACGGCATCCTCGCCGGCAAGCTGAACAAGACCGTGGCCTGGGAGCTGGAGCTGTCGGTGAAGACGGTCGAGGCCTACCGCGCGTCGATCATGGCCAAGATGGAAGCCGGCTCGGTGGCCGAGCTGGCGCGCATGGTGGCCTCGGTCGAAGGCTGA